A region of Helicobacter sp. 12S02232-10 DNA encodes the following proteins:
- a CDS encoding chemotaxis protein CheW, with the protein MISDIDKTTSLHLNNEVQFLCFTLDEESNSQLYAMNVFKIREIIYYDGEFTETAGENNGIMLGFLTVRGESIPLIDMRRWLYYSPDDPERDLKPYSIQAEKSLVVICNFSNYTVGLKILGVKRIIQKNWSEVSVGSEYGFDGNSKVTATTKYDDGSVIQILDVEKMVADAFPMLDNFSGLELQPIEAINSNKIILLAEDSQFAARSLQKIIEKLELKYFTFPNGKVLLDYLFSSGVIEHIGAVITDLEMPMISGFEVLKRIKESPETKHIPVIVNSSMSSDSNKQMAQTLHADGFITKSNAAEIEELLKKFLA; encoded by the coding sequence TTGATAAGTGATATTGATAAAACCACTTCGTTGCATCTGAATAATGAGGTGCAGTTTTTATGTTTTACTCTTGATGAAGAATCGAATTCTCAGTTGTATGCAATGAATGTTTTTAAAATTAGGGAAATTATTTATTATGATGGCGAATTTACCGAGACAGCTGGAGAAAATAATGGAATTATGCTTGGTTTTTTAACTGTCAGAGGTGAATCTATTCCTTTGATTGATATGAGAAGATGGCTTTATTATAGCCCTGATGATCCTGAAAGAGATTTAAAGCCTTATTCGATTCAAGCTGAAAAAAGTTTGGTTGTGATTTGTAATTTCTCAAATTATACGGTAGGTTTAAAGATACTTGGAGTTAAAAGGATTATTCAAAAAAATTGGTCAGAAGTGAGCGTGGGTAGCGAATATGGATTTGATGGCAACAGTAAAGTGACAGCCACAACAAAGTATGATGATGGTTCTGTGATTCAGATCTTAGATGTTGAAAAAATGGTTGCGGATGCATTTCCAATGCTTGATAATTTTTCCGGATTGGAATTGCAGCCTATTGAAGCAATCAATAGTAACAAAATTATTCTTCTTGCTGAAGATTCTCAGTTTGCCGCAAGATCATTGCAAAAAATTATTGAGAAGCTTGAATTGAAATATTTTACTTTTCCAAATGGAAAAGTTCTTTTGGATTATTTGTTTTCAAGTGGAGTTATTGAGCATATTGGCGCTGTTATTACGGATTTGGAAATGCCTATGATATCGGGGTTTGAAGTTTTGAAACGCATAAAAGAAAGCCCTGAGACTAAACATATACCAGTCATTGTCAATTCCTCTATGAGTAGTGATTCTAATAAACAGATGGCGCAAACTTTGCATGCTGACGGATTTATTACAAAATCGAATGCAGCAGAGATTGAGGAGTTATTAAAGAAATTTTTGGCGTGA